The Desulfovibrio sp. genome segment GTTTGCAGCGTGGCTTGCGGCCAATATGTTTGGGGCGCTGTGGCTTGGGCGCAGCCTTGGCTCGCCCCTTGATGCCCTGGGCCAGACCCTTATTGTGCCAGAGTGGCTTGTTGCCATTGCCTGCGTTGTTGTGTGCTGGGAGTGGGCCGCGTACAGGGCAACACTCCGGGCTGTGAATAAATCCGTCCAGCAGGCCGACGATGGAACGGATCATGGCGTAAATCATGCCGCAAGCCCTGCAACAGAGCAGACCTGGTTCTGTTCGCGCTGGATGCCGCGCATGCTCTATTTTGATCTGGTTATCCGCACGGCTTTTTTTCTGCACGGCCTGATCAACGGGCTGGGCCATAGCCCCAAATTCAGCCCGATGCTGTTATCGGGCAATTTTGTGGTGGGCTTTGCCGTGGTGTTGGCGGGCCTTTCTTGGTGGTGGTACCGTACGCGGCAGCCCGACCTTTTTATGCTGGCATCGCTGCTGGCGGCGGGTGCGGCGGTGCTGCTTTCAGCCTTTGCCGAGGCGGAGCTGTTTCGCGATACGGGAACAACCGCCGCCCTGCTTCTGTGGGGGCTGCTGGTTACGGGCATGACGGCGGGGCTGGCAAAAATTTTGCTGCACCTGCAGGTAAGCATGGCAACATCCCCACGGCACGAAACTGAAGCCCTGTCGTTTCCCCCCTCGATCTTTGGCCGCACGGTTGCCGGGGCAAGCTGGCAGACACTGTGGGCCTATTTGCAGGCCCACTCGCAACAAGGCGGGCTTGTGCCGCAAAGTCAGTCACTGGCCGAAGCACTGGGTGCGCTTGGGGAGCAGCCGTCGCCCTGGTATGTGCGGGCCATGCTGGCCTTTGGCGGCTGGGTGTCTGCGGTGCTGTTTATCTGCTTTTTTGGATTTTTGCTGTTTTCAAATCTGCATATCAGCTCCAACGAAGAGCTGATTATCTTTGTTGCCTCAGTGCCGGTGCTGCTGCTTGGGCGGGTATTGTTGCCGCGCGGGCACATGTTTGCCCGGCACTTTGGCTTTGCCATGGCCATTGCCGGTACTGCCGGGGTTTCCATCGCCCTGTGCCTGAGCGTTACCCCCGAAGGACTGGCCTGTTTTGCGCTGGCTGCGGTGCTTTTTGCGCTCGCTGTTCTCATGCGCAACGCTGGCTACACGGGGCTGGCGGCGGTGGTGACTGGCAATTGTGTGGCAATGGGAATCGCCTTTTATTACGGCCAGATGGGTGGTGAATTAGCCGCGCACATTGAGAGAGGCTGGATGGGTGGCCCGGTGGGGCTGCTATCCCTTTGGTGGACGCTGGTTTGCGTGGGGCTGGCCTGCTACTGCCTGCGCGAAGATGCGTGGCGCGGGGCGGTCCATGGCAAACAGGCGGAGGCGTGGTTTTACGGATTGTACACCTCGGCCCTGATTTTTCAGGTATGCACCCTTGCCCCGGTTTACAGCCTGACCAGCGAGATGGGTCTGCCCGGCCTGACAGCGGGGTATCTGGGGCTTGGCGCGGCTTTGGCAGTGGCTGCGCTGGCCTGTAATTTGAGCCGGGGCGCGGGCAAGGCCTCGCGGCTGCTGGCAATGGCGGCCATTCCCCTTGCGTTTGCCCTGTCGTGGTATCTGCCGGGGGTGGGGCTGGCTCTTTTGGGCCTCGCGCTGGCACGGCAGATGGGCAGTGTGGTGATGCAGGGCTTTGTGCTGGTCTATCTCTTCGCCTACATGGTTTTTTACTACTACAGTCTGGCCGTGCCGTTTTCGTTAAAGTCACTCTATCTGGTTGTAACCGGGATAGGTTTGCTGGCGGTGGCGCTGGTGCTGCGGCTGTGGCAGGCAAAACAGACGGCAGGGGAGGCGGGCCATGCGTAGGCTGTATATTCTGGTGGTGCTGGTACTGTTTTTGGGAGGCTACGCCCTTGCCGCGCAGCGCATGGAAGCCGTACGGGCAGAATGCAAGACTATTTTGCTGGCTCTTGCCCCGGTTGACCCCCGCGCCCCGCTCATGGGCGACTACATGGCCCTGCGCTATGTGGTGAACAACGATATTCGCAAGGCTCTTGCTGCCCAGAAAAATGCGCAGAGAAACGCGCAGGAAAACGCGGCCAAAGCTACCCCAAAGTCAGCCCAAAAAGATGGGCAAAAAGACGGCCAAAAAAATGAGCAGAAAGCTGAGCCCTCTGAAAAAGTTACCACTGCCCGCGAACAAAAACGCAATGCCGAGGGCTTTGCCGTGCTGCGCATAACAAATGCCCCGGTGCCGCAGGCGGCAACCTTTGTGCGTCTGGACGATGGCAGCCCCCTGCAAGCCGACGAGTTTCTGCTGGGCTACAGGTTACGCGGCTACGAAGTAACATCTGCCGCCCCGGCTTTCTATTTTCAGGAAGGAACCGCCCACCAGTACGCTGGCGCGAAGTTTGGGGTGTTTAAGCTGGCCGCAGATGGCAAGACTTTGCTTGTTGGGCTGCAGTGATGGGGCGGGAATTGCTTCCGTTTGAGAACCCATTTTGGGGATAAAAACTGGTAATCCAAATGCATCTGTCGAACGTTGGCGGATTGCTTTGACTAGCTCATTTCTGCAGTGTCCTTTCATTGAAAATTATTATTACTTAGAGCTCCTCCTGATTTTTTTGAATAAGAGTTTCAATCGTATAGTCATTATTGTTTTCTGCCCTATTTAAGAGATCGAACATTTTTATTGAGTATTTATGGGTACTTGAAATGTTCCCCGTTTTGATTGTTATGTGATATTGGTTGTCTGACTCTTTAAAATTAACACCATGACGATCTTCAATTTCCTTCATGAGCTTGTGCGCATGCATCCAATGTGAAAACCCTAATTTGTGAGCCATTTGTGATATAAGATAGGGGTACTGGGCAGAAAGTGATTCGGGAGAATTCAATACAGTGATTCCAAACAGTTTTGCTAGTCCATCGGTGCTGCTGCATGCAGACTCAAGGAGCTGAAAATCAACCTTAAGGTCTTTACGTGGAAAATCGTGGCGTACAAGTTTGTATGTGTTTGCCATCAACCGCCTAAGCATTTTAGGGTCAACGGATGTTTCTATATTGCCGCCATAAAATGCGTCGAAAACCCATGAAAAATCATCGGAGACAATGCTCTTTATTCGAATTTGTTTTTCATCTTGTGTTGGGATAATTGTTTCCAACTTCTCAAATTTGTTTGATATTTTTTCTTTCCATTCCAATATATAGATATTGGGAATGATGTCATCACCTTGTGAAAGAATTTCATCAATGTCTGATAAGATTGATGAAATATTTTTGTCTGCTGCACTGTAGCCAATAAATAAAAGAGGATGCTCAGCAAAATATGTAAGGAGCTTTGCACTTAAGTACTTTTTGTTTTTTGAAAAGTTTTGATAGTCTTCTTTCGTAAAGACTATGCTATCTGGTTGACTGCAACATCCATGAATTTTATATATTTCTCCATATGATACGTAGTTTGCGCGGATAATTTTTTGCCCAATGACTCTGGAATATGCAGGGAAGATATTTTCTATAATGTTATCATAGTTGGTTGTTATAAGTGCGTGTGGTTTTATATTTTGCAATTTATTGATTTCATCAATAAAAGGTGAGGATAATGCATTAAAATTATTGCAAATATTATGTATTACAGAAGATATTTTGTGCTTAATATAAATATCGGGTCGATAGCTTTTAGAAAAAAGCTCCTGTGGAAAGTTGTTTTTCCCACTTCCCCATGCCCAATCTGTATATAGTTTTGAAAGAATGCTTCCGATCTCTGATTTATCGTCGTGCATCTGTAGGTAATAATCGATCCCTTTTGTCTCAATTTCGCAGTCGGCTGCAAGTATTTCTAATAATTCTGTCCAGTTGGGAGCACCGCAATATCTCCGTGCTAGGCCGGAACCAATAAACAAAATGGGTTGGCATCCCATGTTCTCAAGGCATTGTCGTACGTCGTCTTTTACCACACGCTGATAATCTGAATAGTCCACGATTTCTCCTTTCCAGAGACTTGTTGTGGGAGGTCTTTGAAGTGGATGAAAACAGAAAAAGCCCTTACGTCTGTTCAACGTAAGGGCTTGTGTTATCTGGTTGCGGGGGCAGGATTTGAACCTACGGCCTTCGGGTTATGAGCCCGACGAGCTACCGAGCTGCTCCACCCCGCGACACGTGCAGCGTTTCTCGCTGCGAGAAGATATATGTAAGCGCAACGTCTCTGACTGTCAAGAAAATTGTAAAATTCTTTTGGGTGGTCGCTTTCATATATCTGTGTCCTTGCCTCAAATCCGCTGTTGGCGCAGGTTTGCACCCTTTATGTGTGCGTAAATTATTTTTGTTCCAGGCACTGCGTGTCTGTTTTTTTGTTTCTGTGCCGGAATAAAGGCATGTAGTTTCACAAAACACATTGGTTCAATATGTTGAAATATATAGTACTCCTAATTTAATTTTCAGTAAATACATGTCATGCGAATTATTTTATCGAAATTTACGATGATTGGGTTGCGCAAAATATTTTACGTGTTCTGCTCGTTACTGCAATCTGCTTAATTTATAGAATAGTCTTGATTGCTGCTACGGATGGTGGTCACGCTGCCCTGCCGATTGCAAACACTGCCGCGCGGGGCTAAACTTCGGCTGTCAGCGCCGCCTTGCGTTTTGCCGGGTGGCCCGCGCATCAAATCTTCCGGATGTTTCGTCATGCTCACCCTTGTTCTGGCCGTAGTCATTGCAGTTGCCGTTTCCTTTACCTGTTCGCTGCTTGAAACGGTGCTCTATTCCTTGTCATGGTCAACCATAGAGCGGTTGCGCAAGTCTGGCAGCAAGCCGGGCGAGCTGCTCTACACCCTGCGTACGCAGGTAGACAAACCCATCGCCGCCATTCTCACGCTCAACACCATTGCCAACACCGCCGGGGCCACTGTGGCTGGTGCGGCCTTTTTGTCTGTGTACGGCTCGGAATACATGTCTGTTTTTGCCGTGGGCTTTACGGTGCTTATTTTGACCATGGGCGAAATTTTGCCCAAAAACCTCGGCGTGGCAAAGGCAGAGCCCATTGCCGTGATGCTGGCCCGCCCCCTCGCCATAATGGTAAAGTTGATGACCCCCCTGCTGTGGGTCACCAGCATGATAACCCGTCTTGTGGCTCCGCCGCCCGCAGGGCCGGTTATTTCAGAAGACGACATCCGCGCCGTTACCAGTCTTTCGCGGCAGGCGGGGCGCATCAAACCCTACGAAGAAGCCTTTATCCGCAACGTGCTGGCTCTGGACCAAAAGCGCGTGCGCGAAATCATGACCCCCCGCACCGTGGTATTTGAACTTTCGGACGACCTCACGGTAGAGCAGGCCTACACCGACCCGCGCACCTGGCATTTCAGCCGTATACCCGTGTACGGCGATGATAATGAAGATATCGTGGGCGTGGTTGAGCGTCGCACTCTTGGCCGCTGCATAAACGAGGGCCGCAAGGATGTGCCCATCAGCAAGATCATGCGGCCTGCGCATTTCATACTTGAAAACCAGACCCTCGATGTGCTGCTGCACGACCTGCTCAAGGCCCGCGTACATCTCTTTGTAGTGATGGACGAATACGGTGGTCTTTCTGGCGTTGTTTCGCTGGAGGATGTGTTGGAAGAAATTCTTGGCAGCGAAATTGTGGACGAAAGCGACAAGGTGGACGATCTGCGCGCTCTGGCCCGCCAGCGGCGGCGCGAACTGAGCGGCAGCAGGCAGGCGTAAAGTGCCGCATACAACCGCATTGGCGGGAAAGAATCACTGAAGACCTTGCGGTGATATTCTTATTGTAATAGTATGATAGGCCGTAACCAGCGTTGAGCGTCACGCTCGGCGCAGCCGTACAGCCCCGGCGCGTGGCAGCGCACAGGCGGGCGGCCCACCTTTAACCCGCTGTATCCCGGCACTGATGTCTTTGTGCAATATCTGCGCGCATATCCTGTGTACAAATTTGGCCGCATTCCTTGCGCATAGTGTGATTACAGTCACAGAATGTGCAGTTCAGGCTGGGTTATAATTCTAATAAAAATAATTCCTATCTTGTCAGCAGGTGCAAAATAGCGTAAGGTTTCGAGCAATAAATGTCGGGCGATTATGGGCGAAAGTCCAGGCCCGGCAGGCTCTGTCTTTCTGCCCTCGCGGCAGGGCAGGCCCAAGGCCATGGCCCCTTTCGGGCAGCACAAACATGGCTCAATGTTTCAGGAGAAACGCATGGCCCGTAAAAAAAACACAGGCATCTACATAGCCGCGCTGCTGCTCTTTTTGGGCGGGGTGGGCTATCTTGCATATTCCGGCTTTTCTGAAAACAGCGTGTATTTTCTGAATGTGTCGGAAGCCAAAGCCGCAACGCCCGATAAACTCGTGGCAGCGCGGCTTTTTGGTACTGTTGCCGAAGAGGGAATTGAAAAGCACCGGGGCGCGCCCGGTGTGAGCTTTCGCCTT includes the following:
- a CDS encoding DUF2157 domain-containing protein — protein: MTETENSSATLHITPYSTASGRAYMPPLTRASLNALCDAGGISPAAWQKAMNFCGFRPDGKAWLAYWRQLCLLGGALFFVAGVVCFIAWNWGTMTPLARMALTGAVVASSGFGAVLLGPDTRLGRVLLLVCGLAIGPMLAVFGQTYQTGAELWELFRVWTAVLVLLALAGRQAGLWFAAWLAANMFGALWLGRSLGSPLDALGQTLIVPEWLVAIACVVVCWEWAAYRATLRAVNKSVQQADDGTDHGVNHAASPATEQTWFCSRWMPRMLYFDLVIRTAFFLHGLINGLGHSPKFSPMLLSGNFVVGFAVVLAGLSWWWYRTRQPDLFMLASLLAAGAAVLLSAFAEAELFRDTGTTAALLLWGLLVTGMTAGLAKILLHLQVSMATSPRHETEALSFPPSIFGRTVAGASWQTLWAYLQAHSQQGGLVPQSQSLAEALGALGEQPSPWYVRAMLAFGGWVSAVLFICFFGFLLFSNLHISSNEELIIFVASVPVLLLGRVLLPRGHMFARHFGFAMAIAGTAGVSIALCLSVTPEGLACFALAAVLFALAVLMRNAGYTGLAAVVTGNCVAMGIAFYYGQMGGELAAHIERGWMGGPVGLLSLWWTLVCVGLACYCLREDAWRGAVHGKQAEAWFYGLYTSALIFQVCTLAPVYSLTSEMGLPGLTAGYLGLGAALAVAALACNLSRGAGKASRLLAMAAIPLAFALSWYLPGVGLALLGLALARQMGSVVMQGFVLVYLFAYMVFYYYSLAVPFSLKSLYLVVTGIGLLAVALVLRLWQAKQTAGEAGHA
- a CDS encoding GDYXXLXY domain-containing protein; protein product: MRRLYILVVLVLFLGGYALAAQRMEAVRAECKTILLALAPVDPRAPLMGDYMALRYVVNNDIRKALAAQKNAQRNAQENAAKATPKSAQKDGQKDGQKNEQKAEPSEKVTTAREQKRNAEGFAVLRITNAPVPQAATFVRLDDGSPLQADEFLLGYRLRGYEVTSAAPAFYFQEGTAHQYAGAKFGVFKLAADGKTLLVGLQ
- a CDS encoding SIR2 family protein, with the translated sequence MDYSDYQRVVKDDVRQCLENMGCQPILFIGSGLARRYCGAPNWTELLEILAADCEIETKGIDYYLQMHDDKSEIGSILSKLYTDWAWGSGKNNFPQELFSKSYRPDIYIKHKISSVIHNICNNFNALSSPFIDEINKLQNIKPHALITTNYDNIIENIFPAYSRVIGQKIIRANYVSYGEIYKIHGCCSQPDSIVFTKEDYQNFSKNKKYLSAKLLTYFAEHPLLFIGYSAADKNISSILSDIDEILSQGDDIIPNIYILEWKEKISNKFEKLETIIPTQDEKQIRIKSIVSDDFSWVFDAFYGGNIETSVDPKMLRRLMANTYKLVRHDFPRKDLKVDFQLLESACSSTDGLAKLFGITVLNSPESLSAQYPYLISQMAHKLGFSHWMHAHKLMKEIEDRHGVNFKESDNQYHITIKTGNISSTHKYSIKMFDLLNRAENNNDYTIETLIQKNQEEL
- a CDS encoding CNNM domain-containing protein, with the protein product MLTLVLAVVIAVAVSFTCSLLETVLYSLSWSTIERLRKSGSKPGELLYTLRTQVDKPIAAILTLNTIANTAGATVAGAAFLSVYGSEYMSVFAVGFTVLILTMGEILPKNLGVAKAEPIAVMLARPLAIMVKLMTPLLWVTSMITRLVAPPPAGPVISEDDIRAVTSLSRQAGRIKPYEEAFIRNVLALDQKRVREIMTPRTVVFELSDDLTVEQAYTDPRTWHFSRIPVYGDDNEDIVGVVERRTLGRCINEGRKDVPISKIMRPAHFILENQTLDVLLHDLLKARVHLFVVMDEYGGLSGVVSLEDVLEEILGSEIVDESDKVDDLRALARQRRRELSGSRQA
- a CDS encoding cytochrome c maturation protein CcmE; its protein translation is MARKKNTGIYIAALLLFLGGVGYLAYSGFSENSVYFLNVSEAKAATPDKLVAARLFGTVAEEGIEKHRGAPGVSFRLEDKDNASQTIEVNYSGAVPDTFKAGAEVIVEGGMGAEGRFQAKTLMTKCPSKYQKENRG